Proteins found in one Planctomycetes bacterium MalM25 genomic segment:
- the hemC gene encoding Porphobilinogen deaminase, protein MGTPDRTRRLGTRASQLARWQADWVAARLAEIGQAVEIVEVRTRGDAQQSGPISAIVDGDAASTGGQGVFTKEIQRALLEGEVDLAVHSLKDLPTTPVEGLTVAAVPERAPVADVLVSPLTTTIDGLPQGARVGTGSFRRKAQLLHRRPDLVIGDLRGNLDTRLAKLDAGEHDAILLAEAGLTRLGWTDRLAGRIPPEELLPAPGQGALGIECRTNDPDTTAVLAHLDHFSTHAAVTAERTALNRLEGGCLAALGALAVLSDGSMSLSVVVLSEDGKQRLSSQRSAEVSDLGTAVALGRTVADELLAQGAAELLRPRD, encoded by the coding sequence ATGGGGACGCCTGACCGAACCCGGAGACTCGGCACCCGCGCGAGCCAACTCGCGCGGTGGCAGGCCGATTGGGTCGCTGCGAGGCTGGCGGAGATCGGCCAGGCGGTCGAGATCGTCGAGGTGCGCACTCGTGGCGACGCGCAGCAGAGCGGCCCGATCAGCGCCATCGTCGATGGCGACGCCGCCTCGACCGGGGGCCAAGGCGTTTTCACCAAGGAGATCCAGCGGGCCCTGCTGGAAGGCGAGGTCGATCTCGCGGTCCACAGCCTCAAAGACCTTCCAACCACCCCGGTCGAGGGCCTCACGGTCGCCGCCGTTCCGGAGCGGGCGCCGGTCGCCGACGTGCTCGTCTCGCCGCTAACGACGACCATCGACGGGCTGCCGCAGGGCGCGCGGGTCGGCACGGGCAGCTTCCGTCGGAAGGCGCAGCTCTTGCACCGCCGGCCCGACCTGGTGATCGGCGACCTGCGTGGCAACCTCGATACGCGTCTTGCGAAGCTCGACGCCGGCGAGCACGACGCGATCCTGCTCGCCGAAGCGGGGCTGACGCGTCTCGGCTGGACCGACCGCCTCGCGGGCCGCATCCCCCCCGAGGAACTGCTCCCGGCGCCGGGGCAGGGGGCGCTCGGCATCGAGTGCCGCACCAACGACCCCGACACGACTGCCGTACTGGCTCATCTCGACCACTTCTCGACCCATGCGGCCGTGACCGCCGAGCGGACGGCGCTCAACCGGCTCGAAGGGGGCTGCCTCGCGGCACTCGGCGCTTTGGCAGTTCTGTCCGATGGGAGCATGTCGCTTTCGGTCGTTGTCTTGAGCGAAGACGGAAAGCAACGGCTGTCGAGTCAGCGGAGCGCAGAGGTTAGCGACTTAGGAACCGCTGTAGCCCTTGGCCGAACGGTGGCCGATGAGTTGCTAGCACAGGGCGCTGCCGAATTGCTTCGGCCCCGCGATTGA
- the flgG_1 gene encoding Flagellar basal-body rod protein FlgG, with product MSYGMYISAEGAKAQSRRLEVIANNMANVDTVGFKPDTALFQARYAEAIQNGDALPGSREMTDLGGGVKVIETVTDYAPGQLRRTGNRGDLAILGEGFLAVQGDAGDQPLLTRAGALQVDALNRLVMEGTGRPVLSAGGGPIQIVDPDWSIGADGSVEQSGERTPLALVRPDSLDSLEKIGSNLFRPGAEVFPVAQSAREVRQGYLEMSGANSTQQMMAMIETNRAFEANTQMIRHQDTATGGLISRILG from the coding sequence ATGTCGTACGGCATGTACATCTCCGCCGAGGGCGCCAAGGCGCAGTCGCGTCGGCTGGAAGTGATCGCGAACAACATGGCCAACGTCGACACGGTCGGCTTCAAGCCGGACACCGCGTTGTTCCAGGCCCGCTACGCCGAGGCGATCCAGAACGGCGACGCCCTCCCCGGTTCGCGCGAGATGACGGACCTGGGCGGTGGCGTGAAGGTCATCGAGACCGTCACCGACTACGCCCCCGGTCAGCTGCGGCGGACCGGCAACCGGGGTGACCTCGCGATCCTCGGCGAGGGCTTCCTCGCCGTTCAGGGCGACGCGGGCGATCAGCCGCTCCTGACACGGGCCGGGGCCCTGCAAGTCGACGCCCTGAACCGCCTGGTCATGGAAGGAACCGGACGCCCCGTGCTGTCGGCCGGCGGGGGGCCGATCCAGATCGTCGATCCCGATTGGTCGATCGGCGCCGATGGGAGCGTCGAGCAGTCGGGAGAACGCACTCCGCTCGCCTTGGTCCGGCCCGATTCGCTCGACTCACTGGAGAAGATCGGCTCGAACCTCTTCCGCCCCGGTGCGGAGGTCTTCCCGGTCGCTCAGAGCGCCCGTGAGGTCCGGCAGGGCTACCTGGAGATGTCCGGCGCCAATTCGACCCAGCAGATGATGGCCATGATCGAAACGAACCGCGCCTTCGAGGCGAACACCCAGATGATCCGACACCAGGACACCGCCACGGGCGGCTTGATCAGCAGGATTCTTGGATAG
- the flgG_2 gene encoding Flagellar basal-body rod protein FlgG, giving the protein MSFQSLYTAATGMQAMETKLDVIANNIANNSTTAFKKDRANFEDLLYRQHRLPGTLDADGNTTATGVEVGLGVRVSSTQSNFEQGALQQTDNPLDVAIEGDGFFQVQTSEGPQYTRAGNLNKNANGQLVIGSANLGYLVQPTVTIPQDATDVQISNNGQVFVRQPNNENLSQVGQLQLSTFINPDGLMKLGDNLYAATDASGPATQGNPGDPGIGVLASGSLEASNVDATTELIDLINTQRSFELNSQVIRAGDEIMELVANIRR; this is encoded by the coding sequence ATGAGCTTCCAATCTCTCTACACCGCCGCGACCGGCATGCAGGCGATGGAGACCAAGCTGGACGTCATCGCGAACAACATCGCGAACAATTCGACGACCGCGTTCAAGAAGGACCGCGCGAACTTCGAGGACCTCCTCTACCGCCAGCACCGCCTGCCCGGCACGCTCGACGCGGACGGCAACACGACGGCGACCGGCGTCGAGGTCGGCCTCGGCGTGCGGGTCTCTAGCACGCAGTCGAACTTCGAGCAGGGCGCTCTGCAGCAGACGGACAACCCCCTCGACGTCGCGATCGAGGGGGACGGTTTCTTTCAGGTCCAGACCTCTGAGGGCCCTCAGTACACCCGGGCCGGCAACCTGAACAAGAACGCGAACGGTCAGCTCGTGATCGGGTCCGCGAACCTCGGCTACCTCGTTCAGCCGACCGTCACGATCCCGCAGGACGCCACCGACGTTCAGATCTCGAACAACGGCCAAGTCTTTGTCCGGCAGCCGAACAACGAGAACCTCAGCCAGGTCGGCCAGCTTCAGCTCTCCACGTTCATCAACCCGGACGGGCTGATGAAGCTGGGCGACAATCTCTACGCGGCGACCGATGCCTCGGGGCCCGCAACGCAGGGCAACCCGGGCGACCCGGGGATCGGCGTGCTCGCGTCGGGCTCTTTGGAGGCCTCGAACGTTGATGCGACCACCGAGCTGATCGACCTGATCAACACGCAGCGGAGCTTCGAGCTCAACTCGCAGGTCATCCGCGCAGGCGACGAGATCATGGAACTGGTCGCGAACATCCGTCGGTAA
- a CDS encoding flagellar basal body P-ring biosynthesis protein FlgA: protein MPRPFALLLIALASPLAGAAEIALRENATAAGGALVRLGDVATVTGGDAARLERLPLSPSPTPGERQFVSAGSIRAMLAAQGEDPRRHRFTGAYRVRVQTPLSETPQTAPEPDRRRLAASPRGGDRMAFRVRTSAAAVESTYPTQRVGVRAKQTVEGNLAAALQAEIDRRLDGQGERPTRLAVRSVKLSATALRELAQLGEMPLTVAFRPSDELSAGQLTARVWPESRLGDEAFRVVADLVEQPMRAVAATPIGRGEMITTSAVRMEPVPLKELEQSRAYGYATAERAIGRETKRSVRPGEVLSDANTAPPLMVRRGEEVEVVSGGGGVMVSLLAIASQDGRQGDLIAVERFDSKDKLTARVVGPRRLAVLSAGSALSNVVRTGGLR, encoded by the coding sequence ATGCCCCGTCCCTTTGCACTCCTGCTGATCGCCCTCGCGTCACCGCTCGCCGGCGCCGCGGAGATCGCTTTGCGCGAGAACGCGACCGCGGCCGGCGGCGCGCTGGTCCGCCTGGGCGACGTGGCGACGGTCACCGGCGGCGACGCGGCGCGGCTCGAGCGGTTGCCGCTCTCGCCCAGCCCGACACCCGGCGAGCGCCAGTTCGTTTCGGCCGGCTCGATCCGAGCGATGCTCGCCGCCCAGGGCGAAGACCCGAGACGCCATCGCTTCACCGGCGCCTACCGGGTCCGCGTGCAAACGCCATTGAGCGAGACGCCGCAGACCGCTCCCGAGCCGGATCGTCGGCGCTTGGCCGCGAGCCCCCGCGGCGGTGACCGCATGGCTTTTCGGGTCCGCACCAGCGCCGCCGCCGTCGAATCGACGTACCCCACCCAACGTGTTGGCGTGCGGGCCAAGCAGACAGTCGAAGGTAACCTCGCCGCAGCCCTCCAAGCCGAGATCGATCGAAGGCTCGACGGACAGGGCGAACGCCCCACGCGGCTCGCAGTGCGGAGCGTTAAGCTCTCAGCGACCGCCCTCCGCGAACTGGCTCAGTTGGGCGAGATGCCGTTGACGGTCGCCTTCCGCCCGAGCGATGAGCTGTCCGCCGGGCAGCTGACCGCCCGGGTCTGGCCCGAGTCGCGTCTCGGCGACGAGGCGTTCCGGGTGGTGGCTGACTTGGTCGAGCAGCCCATGCGAGCGGTCGCCGCCACGCCAATCGGCCGCGGCGAGATGATCACCACCTCCGCGGTGCGGATGGAGCCGGTTCCGCTCAAGGAGCTCGAACAGTCCCGGGCCTACGGCTACGCCACCGCCGAGCGAGCGATCGGCCGCGAAACCAAGCGGAGTGTCCGCCCGGGCGAGGTCCTGTCGGACGCCAACACGGCGCCCCCGTTGATGGTGCGTCGTGGCGAAGAGGTCGAGGTCGTCTCGGGAGGCGGCGGGGTGATGGTCAGCCTGCTGGCGATCGCGTCGCAGGACGGACGCCAAGGCGACCTGATCGCCGTCGAGAGGTTCGATAGCAAGGATAAACTCACCGCCCGAGTCGTCGGCCCCCGCCGGTTGGCGGTGCTGTCGGCCGGCTCGGCGTTGTCGAACGTGGTTCGC